The following proteins come from a genomic window of Alosa alosa isolate M-15738 ecotype Scorff River chromosome 2, AALO_Geno_1.1, whole genome shotgun sequence:
- the LOC125287658 gene encoding multidrug and toxin extrusion protein 1-like isoform X1, with protein sequence MEVTKTSSYTNGDSKSDDKQSDDAGSTSSQIVCGSCRSRLQRWTPIGFKDEVVQLFKLAGPVVISQLMIFLISFVSTVFCGHLGKTELAGVALATAVINVTGISIGSGLASACDTLISQTFGSNNFKRVGVILQRSVLIQLLACCPCWALLINTEPILLLVRQSPQVASLSQLYVKIFMPALPAAFMYQLLSRYLQNQGIIWPLVGVGVAGNILNGVINYVFLYVLDLGVAGSAAANSISQYALTVFLYTYIVWKGLHKATWDGWSKDCLQEWGPYIRLALPSMLMLCVEWWTYEIGGFLAGLISEVELGAQSVVYQVATIAYMCPLGFSVAASVRVGTALGAGNTAQAIMSGKVAVVSALSVSCVLAVLIGASKDMIGYIFTTEPDIIHRVSDVMIMYGFFHLFDACAGVTGGILRGAGKQLFGALGIIMSYYFVGFPIGVSLMFAANMGIIGLWTGLFVCGFMTSVAFIILLVKLDWKKITIEAQQRAGVEIQANGKADVLVLENKAASDTNVYEEVLPDQTQTQVETPTDVEGSSKAESGKEAEVKVTIVGDVLSNSQLVLRRGAATFAMLLVLAAGILINELLTGHLR encoded by the exons ATGGAGGTCACTAAAACAAGCTCTTACACGAATGGAGACTCCAAAAGTGATGACAAACAATCCGATGATGCGGGATCCACAAGCTCACAGATTGTCTGTGGAAGTTGCCGGAGTCGACTGCAACGGTGGACACCCATAGGTTTTAAGGACGAGGTTGTTCAACTCTTTAAGTTAGCTGGACCTGTG GTGATTTCACAGTTGATGATCTTTTTGATAAGCTTCGTCAGCACAGTATTTTGTGGGCACCTGGGAAAGACTGAACTGGCTGGAGTGGCCCTTGCCACCGCT GTGATCAACGTTACAGGTATTTCCATTGGCTCAGGTCTGGCGTCAGCATGTGATACACTGATTTCACAG ACATTTGGCAGTAATAACTTCAAGAGAGTGGGTGTAATCCTGCAGAGGAGCGTGCTGATCCAACTGCTGGCTTGCTGCCCGTGCTGGGCCCTCCTCATCAACACAGAGCCTATCCTGCTGCTGGTCAGACAGAGCCCGCAGGTGGCCAG TTTATCACAGTTATATGTGAAGATCTTCATGCCTGCCCTGCCT GCAGCGTTCATGTATCAGCTGCTGAGCAGGTACCTCCAGAATCAG GGAATTATATGGCCTCTGGTAGGAGTCGGCGTAGCAGGGAACATTTTGAATGGAGTGATAAATTACGTCTTCCTGTATGTGCTGGACCTGGGTGTTGC TGGATCAGCAGCAGCAAACTCCATTTCCCAGTATGCCTTGACAGTGTTCCTGTACACCTACATCGTCTGGAAGGGCCTTCATAAAGCTACCTGGGATG GCTGGTCCAAGGACTGCCTGCAGGAGTGGGGTCCGTACATCCGCCTGGCCCTGCCCAGCATGCTGATGCTCTGTGTGGAGTGGTGGACATATGAGATAGGTGGATTCCTCGCAG GTCTTATCAGTGAGGTGGAGCTGGGAGCTCAGTCTGTTGTGTACCAGGTGGCAACCATTGCATACATG TGTCCTCTGGGCTTCTCTGTGGCTGCCAGTGTTCGAGTGGGCACCGCGCTCGGGGCAGGAAACACTGCACAGGCTATAATGTCGGGGAAGGTTGCAGTCGTGTCTGCTT TGTCAGTCTCTTGTGTGCTGGCTGTTTTGATTGGGGCCTCCAAAGACATGATTGGCTACATATTCACCACAGAGCC AGACATCATCCACCGTGTGTCAGATGTAATGATCATGTATGGCTTCTTCCACCTTTTCGATGCCTGTGCG GGTGTAACTGGGGGTATTTTGAGGGGTGCAGGGAAGCAGCTGTTTGGGGCTCTGGGAATCATCATGAGCTACTACTTTGTGGGATTCCCTATTGGTGTATCCTTGATGTTTGCTGCTAATATGGGAATCATAG GCTTGTGGACTGGCCTCTTTGTGTGTGGTTTCATGACATCGGTGGCCTTCATCATCCTGTTGGTGAAGCTCGACTGGAAGAAAATCACCATTGAG GCCCAGCAGAGAGCAGGAGTAGAGATCCAGGCTAATGGCAAAGCTGATGTGCTTGTGCTGGAAAATAAGGCAGCCTCTGATACCA ATGTCTATGAAGAGGTCTTGCCAgaccaaacacagacacaggtggAGACTCCGACAGACGTGGAGGGCAGCAGCAAGGCAGAGAGTGGGAAAGAGGCCGAAGTGAAGGTGACCATTGTGGGCGATGTGCTCTCCAACTCACAGCTAGTCCTCAGACGTGGCGCGGCCACCTTCGCCATGCTTCTCGTCCTCGCAGCAGGGATTCTGATCAATGAGCTGCTCACTGGACACCTCAGGTGA
- the LOC125287658 gene encoding multidrug and toxin extrusion protein 1-like isoform X2: MLRRVKGYTFGYLRQLSLSLSLFLCVCVCVCVCVCVCVCVCVCAFVCVYACVCVCVCSTFPQTFGSNNFKRVGVILQRSVLIQLLACCPCWALLINTEPILLLVRQSPQVASLSQLYVKIFMPALPAAFMYQLLSRYLQNQGIIWPLVGVGVAGNILNGVINYVFLYVLDLGVAGSAAANSISQYALTVFLYTYIVWKGLHKATWDGWSKDCLQEWGPYIRLALPSMLMLCVEWWTYEIGGFLAGLISEVELGAQSVVYQVATIAYMCPLGFSVAASVRVGTALGAGNTAQAIMSGKVAVVSALSVSCVLAVLIGASKDMIGYIFTTEPDIIHRVSDVMIMYGFFHLFDACAGVTGGILRGAGKQLFGALGIIMSYYFVGFPIGVSLMFAANMGIIGLWTGLFVCGFMTSVAFIILLVKLDWKKITIEAQQRAGVEIQANGKADVLVLENKAASDTNVYEEVLPDQTQTQVETPTDVEGSSKAESGKEAEVKVTIVGDVLSNSQLVLRRGAATFAMLLVLAAGILINELLTGHLR, translated from the exons ATGTTAAGAAGGGTAAAAGGATATACTTTTGGATATCTcaggcagctctctctctctctctctctctttctgtgtgtgtgtgtgtgtgtgtgtgtgtgtgtgtgtgtgtgtgtgtgtgtgtgtgtgtgtgcatttgtgtgtgtgtatgcatgtgtgtgtgtgtgtgtgtgctccacttTTCCGCAGACATTTGGCAGTAATAACTTCAAGAGAGTGGGTGTAATCCTGCAGAGGAGCGTGCTGATCCAACTGCTGGCTTGCTGCCCGTGCTGGGCCCTCCTCATCAACACAGAGCCTATCCTGCTGCTGGTCAGACAGAGCCCGCAGGTGGCCAG TTTATCACAGTTATATGTGAAGATCTTCATGCCTGCCCTGCCT GCAGCGTTCATGTATCAGCTGCTGAGCAGGTACCTCCAGAATCAG GGAATTATATGGCCTCTGGTAGGAGTCGGCGTAGCAGGGAACATTTTGAATGGAGTGATAAATTACGTCTTCCTGTATGTGCTGGACCTGGGTGTTGC TGGATCAGCAGCAGCAAACTCCATTTCCCAGTATGCCTTGACAGTGTTCCTGTACACCTACATCGTCTGGAAGGGCCTTCATAAAGCTACCTGGGATG GCTGGTCCAAGGACTGCCTGCAGGAGTGGGGTCCGTACATCCGCCTGGCCCTGCCCAGCATGCTGATGCTCTGTGTGGAGTGGTGGACATATGAGATAGGTGGATTCCTCGCAG GTCTTATCAGTGAGGTGGAGCTGGGAGCTCAGTCTGTTGTGTACCAGGTGGCAACCATTGCATACATG TGTCCTCTGGGCTTCTCTGTGGCTGCCAGTGTTCGAGTGGGCACCGCGCTCGGGGCAGGAAACACTGCACAGGCTATAATGTCGGGGAAGGTTGCAGTCGTGTCTGCTT TGTCAGTCTCTTGTGTGCTGGCTGTTTTGATTGGGGCCTCCAAAGACATGATTGGCTACATATTCACCACAGAGCC AGACATCATCCACCGTGTGTCAGATGTAATGATCATGTATGGCTTCTTCCACCTTTTCGATGCCTGTGCG GGTGTAACTGGGGGTATTTTGAGGGGTGCAGGGAAGCAGCTGTTTGGGGCTCTGGGAATCATCATGAGCTACTACTTTGTGGGATTCCCTATTGGTGTATCCTTGATGTTTGCTGCTAATATGGGAATCATAG GCTTGTGGACTGGCCTCTTTGTGTGTGGTTTCATGACATCGGTGGCCTTCATCATCCTGTTGGTGAAGCTCGACTGGAAGAAAATCACCATTGAG GCCCAGCAGAGAGCAGGAGTAGAGATCCAGGCTAATGGCAAAGCTGATGTGCTTGTGCTGGAAAATAAGGCAGCCTCTGATACCA ATGTCTATGAAGAGGTCTTGCCAgaccaaacacagacacaggtggAGACTCCGACAGACGTGGAGGGCAGCAGCAAGGCAGAGAGTGGGAAAGAGGCCGAAGTGAAGGTGACCATTGTGGGCGATGTGCTCTCCAACTCACAGCTAGTCCTCAGACGTGGCGCGGCCACCTTCGCCATGCTTCTCGTCCTCGCAGCAGGGATTCTGATCAATGAGCTGCTCACTGGACACCTCAGGTGA